From one Candidatus Methanoplasma termitum genomic stretch:
- a CDS encoding uroporphyrinogen-III synthase — protein MTVIAFTRPERRLKESIKAAEAAGFTVMAAPSLEIIPCSIQDMEQLFRTISENDVVVFTSPTSAEECGRSPIFKDSMRDAHILSIGPGTAKALERLGVATDTMPSEYSSEGIVEHLHGSVKGKKIILIRSDHGSRVLDEGLRAMGAEVVDFIAYSLKPVDPKHLNKILDAGRLGKVDVFAFTSPLSASSFVEAAEKRGIDAKDMFKRSKVAAIGKPTTDMLASLGIWADIVPVKATFEEMIAAIKKMTEM, from the coding sequence TTGACAGTAATTGCCTTTACGAGACCCGAAAGAAGACTTAAAGAATCGATAAAGGCAGCAGAGGCCGCGGGATTCACCGTGATGGCCGCTCCATCTCTGGAGATAATCCCATGCAGTATCCAAGATATGGAGCAGTTGTTCCGTACAATAAGCGAGAACGACGTTGTGGTGTTCACATCCCCCACATCCGCAGAGGAGTGCGGAAGATCACCCATTTTCAAAGATTCGATGAGAGATGCACACATACTTTCCATCGGGCCGGGGACGGCGAAAGCTCTGGAGCGTCTCGGAGTGGCCACGGACACAATGCCTTCAGAATATAGTTCCGAAGGCATAGTGGAGCATCTGCACGGCTCTGTGAAGGGAAAGAAGATAATACTTATAAGGTCGGACCATGGCTCACGCGTCCTGGACGAAGGCCTCAGGGCCATGGGCGCAGAGGTCGTGGATTTCATCGCATACAGTCTGAAGCCTGTCGACCCGAAGCATCTGAATAAGATATTAGATGCGGGAAGGCTTGGCAAGGTAGATGTGTTCGCATTCACAAGCCCGCTCTCTGCAAGTTCTTTTGTCGAGGCGGCGGAGAAAAGAGGGATAGATGCCAAAGATATGTTCAAAAGATCAAAGGTCGCCGCCATAGGAAAACCAACAACTGATATGCTGGCATCACTCGGGATATGGGCAGATATAGTTCCGGTCAAGGCGACGTTCGAGGAAATGATCGCCGCAATAAAGAAGATGACGGAGATGTAA
- the cobA gene encoding uroporphyrinogen-III C-methyltransferase: MKGKVYLVGAGPGGIGLITVRGLELLRSAKTVVHDALIDPDILKECKGAELIDAGKRGGNHKMTQEEINETLVRLASEGKDVVRLKGGDPFLFGRGAEEVAELRKAGIEVHVVPGVSSSISVPELAGIPLTHRDNASYVTIATGHERADRSEDKVDWRKLAKTDGTIVILMGMSNAERISFELMEGGMKRDTPAAAVVNERGRYRTEVSTLSELASMIKIKEMKAPGIILIGDVVTQRSVLGDLY; encoded by the coding sequence ATGAAAGGAAAAGTATATCTTGTAGGGGCCGGACCCGGAGGCATAGGTCTGATCACGGTCAGGGGACTGGAACTGCTGAGATCAGCAAAAACGGTCGTGCACGATGCGCTCATAGACCCAGATATCTTAAAGGAGTGTAAGGGTGCCGAGCTGATCGACGCTGGCAAACGCGGCGGAAACCATAAGATGACCCAGGAAGAGATCAATGAGACATTGGTCAGACTTGCGAGCGAAGGAAAGGACGTGGTCCGTTTGAAAGGAGGGGATCCGTTCCTTTTCGGAAGAGGGGCCGAGGAGGTCGCCGAGCTTAGGAAGGCCGGGATCGAAGTGCACGTTGTTCCGGGTGTGTCATCGTCGATATCCGTGCCGGAACTTGCCGGGATACCGCTCACGCACAGAGACAACGCCTCCTATGTGACTATCGCCACAGGCCACGAAAGGGCCGACCGCTCTGAGGATAAGGTCGACTGGAGAAAACTTGCAAAAACGGACGGGACCATTGTTATTTTGATGGGAATGAGCAACGCAGAGCGCATCTCATTTGAGTTGATGGAAGGAGGGATGAAAAGAGATACACCTGCGGCAGCCGTTGTGAATGAGCGCGGTCGTTACAGGACGGAGGTATCCACGCTGTCCGAGCTGGCTTCGATGATAAAAATAAAGGAGATGAAGGCCCCGGGGATAATCCTCATCGGAGATGTGGTGACACAGCGGAGCGTTCTGGGGGACCTGTATTGA
- a CDS encoding precorrin-8X methylmutase, whose amino-acid sequence MVYEIMKPEEIEKRSMEIITSELNGRTWPEPKFSIVKRCIHTSADFDYADNLVFSDGAEKIGVSVIRKGATIVTDTKMASAGINKAKVESYGGSVKCFISDEDVIAEAKSRNCTRATVSMEKAANIKGPLVIACGNAPTALIALYDLIKAGKIRPDLIIGVPVGFVNVVESKEMIMELDIPYIVAKGRKGGSNIAATICNAMIYYKD is encoded by the coding sequence ATGGTCTATGAGATAATGAAACCGGAAGAAATAGAGAAAAGAAGTATGGAAATAATAACTTCCGAGCTTAACGGAAGGACATGGCCGGAACCAAAGTTCTCTATTGTAAAAAGGTGTATCCACACTTCGGCGGATTTCGATTATGCTGACAATCTTGTTTTCTCAGACGGTGCAGAGAAGATAGGAGTATCGGTCATCAGGAAAGGGGCAACGATAGTCACCGACACGAAGATGGCCTCAGCCGGCATCAATAAGGCCAAGGTCGAAAGCTACGGCGGCTCTGTAAAGTGTTTCATCAGTGATGAGGATGTTATCGCTGAAGCTAAATCAAGGAACTGCACGAGAGCGACAGTATCAATGGAAAAGGCGGCGAACATCAAAGGCCCGCTGGTGATCGCATGCGGCAATGCCCCCACAGCTCTGATAGCTTTGTATGATCTGATAAAGGCCGGGAAAATAAGGCCGGACCTGATCATAGGTGTACCTGTCGGCTTTGTGAACGTCGTGGAATCGAAAGAGATGATAATGGAACTCGATATCCCGTACATTGTCGCAAAAGGAAGGAAGGGCGGCAGCAACATCGCCGCCACTATATGCAATGCAATGATATACTACAAAGACTGA
- a CDS encoding metal-dependent transcriptional regulator: protein MTTQNREDYLINILRLTEGENATRTTELASYMNIAPASVTEMLKILSSEGLVEYEKYHGVKLTEEGLDYARVIRKKHHVLENFLINFLNVDKTTAHNEACRLEHALSEESAIKMCQMLGIQVDSDCQSCSTPCNAVLSEGIRITASLSDLNPGEHGVISHLKNNDSKVIKKLMMMGFIPGRKLTMDPDPYSNNVTIVDLGESVVALPADLASSVFIDTSE, encoded by the coding sequence ATGACCACCCAGAATCGTGAGGATTATCTCATCAACATACTCAGGCTGACAGAGGGCGAGAATGCCACAAGAACCACCGAATTGGCGTCATATATGAATATCGCACCCGCCAGTGTTACAGAGATGCTTAAGATCCTTTCGAGCGAAGGGCTTGTTGAATATGAGAAATACCACGGTGTGAAACTGACCGAAGAGGGTCTTGATTATGCAAGGGTCATTCGGAAGAAGCATCATGTGTTAGAGAACTTCTTGATAAATTTCCTGAATGTGGATAAAACAACGGCACATAATGAGGCATGTAGGCTGGAGCATGCATTATCCGAGGAATCGGCCATCAAGATGTGCCAGATGCTGGGAATACAGGTCGACAGCGATTGTCAGAGCTGTTCCACACCATGCAATGCCGTGTTATCGGAAGGGATCCGCATAACAGCGTCTCTGTCGGATCTGAATCCCGGAGAACACGGGGTGATATCCCACCTTAAGAACAATGATTCGAAGGTAATCAAGAAGCTGATGATGATGGGATTCATACCCGGGCGCAAGCTCACAATGGATCCGGACCCGTACAGCAACAACGTCACCATTGTCGATCTTGGGGAGTCCGTGGTAGCTCTGCCGGCAGATCTGGCATCGTCTGTTTTTATCGACACAAGCGAATGA
- a CDS encoding ABC transporter permease, which produces MLGFLKEIYYVMWGDLRFMRHNLLNISVSTIMSPLLYLLAFGFGLGMVKNIDVDGIPYIAFIIPGIAALSSLSASFSAVSTRLNVQRLYYRSLDETLMCPVSIPAVVLGKSMHGVIRGLISSGIIFAIGIALSPEHLHFTPLFAISILLSCFTFAFLGVTAAFLANTHQAIALFSNLVILPMTFLCGTFFAVDGLPSVFKAVLYALPLTHSSVTARASSLGWDFPWMSLFVLLCFCVAFFSINVYLIKIKKV; this is translated from the coding sequence ATGTTAGGGTTCTTGAAAGAGATCTACTACGTTATGTGGGGGGACCTGAGATTCATGAGGCACAATCTACTGAACATCTCTGTCTCGACAATAATGAGTCCTTTGCTGTATCTTTTGGCATTCGGCTTCGGACTCGGGATGGTGAAGAACATCGATGTCGACGGCATCCCGTACATTGCGTTCATCATACCGGGTATCGCGGCGCTGTCTTCATTATCTGCATCATTCTCCGCTGTTTCCACAAGACTTAACGTCCAGCGCTTATACTATCGTTCTTTGGATGAGACCTTGATGTGTCCGGTGAGCATACCCGCCGTAGTGCTGGGGAAGTCTATGCACGGAGTGATCAGAGGGTTGATCAGCAGCGGCATAATATTTGCGATAGGGATCGCATTGTCCCCGGAACATCTGCATTTCACTCCTCTTTTTGCAATTTCCATCCTTCTGTCATGTTTTACCTTTGCATTCTTGGGTGTTACCGCAGCCTTTTTGGCGAACACGCATCAGGCAATAGCATTGTTCAGCAATCTGGTGATCCTCCCGATGACCTTCCTTTGCGGCACCTTCTTTGCGGTCGACGGACTTCCGTCAGTGTTCAAGGCTGTACTGTATGCGCTGCCTCTTACGCATTCAAGCGTTACTGCAAGAGCATCATCCTTAGGTTGGGATTTTCCCTGGATGTCTCTCTTTGTGTTGTTATGCTTCTGCGTAGCTTTCTTCTCTATCAATGTGTATCTGATAAAGATAAAGAAAGTTTGA
- the hemC gene encoding hydroxymethylbilane synthase, which yields MIIGTRDSRLALAQTDIFMELMAAVSDEKMEVKAVKTSGDIDQTTELKDMGGYGAFVRELDNALLAGDIDVSVNSMKDMPVFRGTEIIIGAVLPRAPVEDVILPMRIEDLPYGAVVGSSSVRRNFILKSVRPDLEVVGLRGNIDTRLRKLDSGKYDAIILAKAGLERLGIRREMHTLELDDFVPARAGRDRDRLQIVR from the coding sequence TTGATAATAGGAACAAGGGACAGCAGACTGGCACTTGCTCAGACCGACATTTTTATGGAGCTGATGGCCGCCGTTTCGGATGAGAAGATGGAAGTGAAGGCTGTCAAAACATCCGGCGATATAGACCAAACGACCGAACTGAAAGATATGGGAGGGTACGGAGCATTTGTGAGGGAACTGGATAACGCCCTTCTAGCAGGAGATATTGACGTTTCGGTAAATTCAATGAAGGATATGCCGGTGTTCAGAGGAACCGAGATAATAATAGGTGCCGTACTTCCGAGGGCTCCCGTTGAGGATGTCATCCTGCCGATGCGCATTGAAGACCTCCCTTACGGAGCGGTCGTAGGGTCATCTTCCGTAAGGAGGAATTTCATCCTGAAAAGCGTCCGCCCCGACCTTGAAGTGGTGGGGTTGAGGGGAAATATCGATACGAGACTGAGAAAACTCGATTCCGGAAAATACGATGCGATAATATTGGCAAAGGCCGGACTTGAGCGTCTCGGTATAAGAAGAGAGATGCACACCCTCGAACTGGACGATTTTGTGCCTGCCCGGGCAGGGCGCGATCGCGATCGCCTGCAGATCGTCCGATGA
- a CDS encoding precorrin-2 dehydrogenase/sirohydrochlorin ferrochelatase family protein, which produces MIPLLVSPDGLRVLVVGGGPVALRKCMHFEGADITVIAEKTMEGIADVAKNVIKKRVTVLEICEMMSDFDITVMATDNETMNSEIRDHALSQGLYINSAHGGGNILIPSVLDRGRYLVTVSTNGKLPAFPPFVVEELETFLDGRFDAMYDILFEARIMCAGKGTQKKRSEFLKRVAHDPEVRRYAADGDVLSATDRVKELGVPK; this is translated from the coding sequence ATGATCCCTCTGTTGGTATCCCCAGATGGCCTCAGGGTGCTTGTTGTAGGCGGAGGGCCGGTAGCCCTTCGGAAGTGCATGCATTTTGAAGGCGCAGATATAACCGTGATAGCGGAAAAGACCATGGAGGGGATAGCGGACGTTGCCAAAAATGTAATAAAAAAGAGGGTGACCGTACTCGAAATATGTGAAATGATGAGTGATTTCGATATCACGGTCATGGCCACAGACAACGAAACAATGAATTCTGAGATAAGAGATCACGCTTTGAGCCAAGGCCTCTACATCAATTCCGCCCACGGCGGAGGCAACATACTGATACCGTCAGTTCTGGACAGAGGGAGATATTTGGTCACAGTTTCAACGAACGGAAAGCTTCCGGCATTCCCTCCTTTCGTTGTAGAAGAGCTTGAGACCTTTCTGGACGGGAGATTTGACGCAATGTATGACATTTTATTTGAAGCAAGGATCATGTGCGCCGGTAAAGGAACACAGAAGAAACGTTCCGAATTCCTGAAAAGAGTGGCCCACGATCCTGAAGTGAGGAGATATGCCGCAGACGGGGACGTATTATCCGCAACGGACAGGGTCAAAGAGCTGGGGGTGCCGAAGTGA
- a CDS encoding winged helix-turn-helix transcriptional regulator, translating into MGNKSNAPRMDCALDAAMAVIEGKWKAAILCKLCVKGTLRFNQLMKELEVVSPRILTKQLREMEKDGLIIRAVKSEIPVGVEYSISEKGLTLIPALKILAEWGVNNVLRYNVKLDDSIILPHKEDQSPFRSADA; encoded by the coding sequence ATGGGGAACAAATCTAATGCGCCAAGGATGGATTGCGCCTTGGATGCGGCGATGGCTGTCATAGAGGGAAAATGGAAAGCTGCGATACTCTGCAAACTTTGTGTGAAGGGCACCTTACGTTTCAACCAGCTGATGAAAGAGCTTGAGGTCGTTTCACCGAGAATACTCACAAAACAGCTGAGAGAGATGGAGAAAGATGGGCTTATAATCAGGGCCGTCAAATCAGAGATACCTGTGGGTGTAGAATATTCAATTTCCGAAAAAGGATTGACACTGATCCCGGCATTGAAGATCCTCGCCGAATGGGGAGTGAACAACGTTCTCAGATACAACGTTAAACTTGATGACAGCATTATCCTACCCCACAAAGAAGACCAGAGTCCGTTTCGCTCAGCAGATGCTTAA
- a CDS encoding ABC transporter ATP-binding protein: MDIIVVKGLVKKYGDETAVDGLDLTVAEGEIFGFLGPNGAGKTTTVRMISTLTSFSEGEISVGGYDVLKNPKEAKKLMGVIQQHISLDKDLTIRENMMHHAMLQKIPPKERKTKIETLAKHVGLEEYMERTVDSLSGGWKKRAAIVCSLIHEPKVLFMDEPTAGLDIQARRLLWDLIRQLNDNGTTIFLTSHYIEEIEVLCDTVGIIDKGKLIAYGAPSDLCNRIGSTAVEYYGQDHKTHYRYFRSRNEANDFVSTLGDRNTVLIRNTSLEDCFVELTGKKVGED, encoded by the coding sequence GTGGACATAATAGTTGTCAAAGGGCTCGTAAAAAAATATGGGGACGAGACAGCGGTGGATGGTCTGGATCTTACAGTGGCCGAAGGTGAGATCTTCGGGTTCCTCGGACCGAACGGCGCCGGAAAGACAACAACAGTGAGGATGATCTCGACGCTTACCAGTTTTTCCGAGGGCGAGATATCCGTCGGAGGATACGATGTGCTGAAAAATCCAAAGGAAGCGAAGAAGCTGATGGGGGTAATTCAGCAGCATATCAGCTTAGACAAAGATCTGACGATCAGAGAGAACATGATGCACCATGCGATGCTTCAAAAGATACCTCCAAAGGAAAGGAAGACAAAAATAGAGACGCTGGCAAAACATGTCGGTCTTGAAGAATACATGGAGCGTACAGTGGATTCTCTGTCCGGGGGATGGAAGAAAAGGGCCGCAATCGTATGTTCGCTGATACACGAACCGAAAGTGCTTTTCATGGATGAACCCACAGCCGGGCTGGATATTCAGGCCAGAAGACTTCTTTGGGACCTGATCAGGCAACTGAATGACAACGGCACAACAATATTCCTTACTTCTCATTACATAGAAGAGATCGAGGTATTGTGTGATACGGTAGGGATAATAGATAAGGGTAAACTGATAGCATACGGTGCACCCTCAGATCTCTGCAACAGAATAGGATCCACCGCCGTGGAGTACTATGGTCAGGATCACAAGACCCACTATCGGTATTTTCGATCCAGGAACGAAGCCAATGATTTTGTTTCCACCCTCGGAGACAGAAATACCGTGCTGATAAGGAACACCAGCCTGGAGGACTGTTTCGTGGAACTCACAGGTAAGAAAGTGGGTGAGGACTGA
- a CDS encoding flavodoxin family protein, with protein sequence MSIVAIVASPRKGNSNAIVGAMTDAAKKNGKDVKIYYLNKLSNAKGCQACMGCKKSVGCVVKDDHAEILNEMRKAEGVILSTPDYFGEACGQFRLFQDRFYSFLGAGMASNIDPGKKLAVVVSCGGGVDGAKALADKLEKSMVNYFKFVSVGKMVFTGGNAPDEASKNKAILDEAAAIGKKL encoded by the coding sequence ATGTCAATAGTAGCTATAGTAGCCAGTCCTAGAAAAGGCAATTCGAATGCGATAGTGGGGGCAATGACCGATGCAGCAAAAAAGAACGGAAAGGATGTTAAAATTTACTATCTTAACAAACTTTCCAATGCGAAAGGCTGCCAAGCTTGCATGGGCTGCAAGAAGAGCGTCGGCTGTGTGGTGAAAGATGACCATGCCGAGATCCTGAATGAGATGAGGAAAGCTGAAGGAGTGATCCTTTCAACCCCGGACTACTTCGGAGAGGCCTGTGGACAGTTCAGACTCTTCCAGGATAGATTCTACAGCTTCCTAGGAGCCGGAATGGCATCAAATATAGATCCAGGGAAGAAACTCGCCGTTGTGGTCAGCTGCGGAGGCGGCGTCGACGGTGCAAAAGCGTTGGCTGATAAGTTGGAGAAGAGTATGGTTAACTACTTCAAGTTCGTGTCAGTCGGCAAGATGGTATTCACAGGCGGCAACGCCCCGGACGAGGCATCGAAGAACAAAGCCATCCTCGACGAGGCTGCCGCAATCGGCAAGAAACTCTGA
- the hemA gene encoding glutamyl-tRNA reductase, whose product MIISLHVTHSCAGVEAMSNIAQVMESNIPKYLVSTTRENEYVMLKTCNRFEIYVGTDNVETVRKELESFVQNTVPRSKEQNIPFILQGKESIRHLFRVSCGLDSLIVGEDQIQGQVRDAYVRAKVEGHVSKYLSKLFDRALALGKRVRAKTRISDCSLSVGSAAVELAEKRVGGLKDKTITIIGAGSVATTIAKALMDKGTSAIFLSSRTFNRASELAIMTGGTAFSLDYLPSAIADSDVMFVATKAPHPLIFPETIRSAGNRRRPLLIVDVSVPKNVDSSVGEIPGISLESMDGLQGVAAENMMKRMSEITEAERIVSEEIAKMDVDHLTEKADNIIGEISRKAAAIREEELLRAKKRAVTADIDEVFEDMSRAIVSKLLFDAYEQLRNSSVNGEYDIIDAAKYLFGLEVK is encoded by the coding sequence GTGATAATAAGTCTCCACGTAACCCATTCATGCGCAGGCGTCGAAGCCATGAGCAACATCGCTCAGGTGATGGAATCCAACATCCCTAAGTATCTTGTGAGCACGACCAGAGAGAATGAATACGTTATGCTGAAAACGTGCAACCGTTTTGAGATATATGTCGGGACGGACAATGTTGAAACGGTGAGGAAAGAGTTAGAATCATTTGTACAGAACACGGTCCCCCGTTCGAAAGAACAGAACATACCGTTCATTCTTCAGGGAAAAGAATCCATAAGACACCTTTTCAGAGTATCATGCGGCCTTGATTCTCTCATTGTTGGCGAGGACCAGATACAGGGGCAGGTCAGAGATGCATATGTGAGGGCAAAGGTGGAAGGGCACGTTTCCAAATACCTATCAAAGCTTTTCGACAGGGCTCTTGCGTTAGGTAAGAGAGTAAGGGCAAAGACACGCATAAGCGACTGTTCGTTATCTGTCGGGTCCGCAGCGGTGGAATTGGCAGAGAAGAGAGTAGGCGGATTGAAAGACAAGACCATCACTATAATAGGCGCGGGAAGCGTTGCTACAACGATAGCAAAGGCCCTTATGGATAAGGGCACAAGTGCCATATTCCTGTCAAGCCGCACATTCAACAGAGCATCGGAGCTTGCGATCATGACCGGAGGCACGGCCTTCAGCTTGGATTATCTCCCATCGGCTATCGCCGACAGCGATGTGATGTTCGTTGCCACCAAGGCGCCGCACCCACTGATCTTTCCCGAGACGATAAGATCGGCGGGGAACCGCAGAAGACCACTTTTGATCGTGGATGTTTCTGTACCAAAGAACGTAGACAGCAGCGTTGGAGAGATCCCCGGGATATCATTGGAATCAATGGACGGACTCCAGGGAGTGGCCGCAGAGAACATGATGAAAAGGATGTCCGAGATCACGGAGGCCGAACGTATCGTCAGCGAGGAGATCGCCAAGATGGACGTTGACCACCTGACGGAAAAGGCAGACAATATCATCGGAGAGATAAGCAGGAAAGCGGCGGCCATAAGAGAAGAAGAATTATTGAGGGCAAAGAAAAGGGCTGTAACCGCTGATATAGACGAAGTGTTTGAGGACATGTCGAGGGCGATAGTGTCAAAGTTACTTTTTGACGCATATGAGCAGCTCAGGAACTCTTCGGTCAACGGAGAGTACGATATCATCGATGCGGCAAAATATCTTTTCGGACTGGAGGTGAAATAA
- a CDS encoding aspartate aminotransferase family protein has protein sequence MNRGTSFRYHQEMRDLTPGGVSSPVRAFEPSPVYMASGKGCSVTDVDGNEYVDLCMAYGPLILGHSHPAVVSAVEKQTERGTVFGTPSPQERELIKEISKRMPCAEMVRLVNSGTEATMHSIRLARGYTGKRGIVKMNGGFHGSHDAVLSDNTQRSLKNGILSETASCTYVVEYNSEEQMESMLEKNDDIAAVIMEPVLGNVGIVPPKKDYLQKIRKITKKNGVLLIFDEVITGFRLSAGGAQELYNVIPDLCTMGKIMGGGLPAGALAGRKEIMQNLSPAGTVYQAGTFSGNPLTAVAGTATLKEMTRERYAALNKMGSELASSLSDSIEDNNIPATINSVGSMFQIFFGVDSVRNAADALKCDRKTFFGLFKLMLDAGVYLPPSALEVSFLSTEHGPALKKIAEEFDKNMRCIF, from the coding sequence ATGAACAGGGGAACATCGTTCCGCTATCATCAGGAGATGCGGGATCTGACCCCCGGTGGCGTATCGAGTCCCGTCAGAGCGTTCGAACCCAGCCCCGTATATATGGCAAGCGGGAAGGGATGCAGTGTGACCGATGTTGACGGGAACGAGTATGTGGACCTGTGCATGGCATACGGCCCACTGATACTGGGACATTCCCATCCGGCGGTCGTGTCGGCTGTTGAAAAACAGACTGAAAGGGGGACGGTGTTCGGTACGCCTTCGCCTCAGGAAAGGGAACTGATAAAAGAGATCTCAAAAAGAATGCCGTGTGCCGAAATGGTCCGTCTGGTGAACTCCGGAACAGAGGCAACGATGCATTCCATACGCCTGGCCAGAGGTTACACCGGTAAACGTGGCATAGTAAAGATGAACGGAGGGTTCCACGGCTCGCATGATGCCGTCCTCTCCGACAATACGCAGCGGTCGCTGAAGAACGGGATACTTTCGGAGACGGCATCCTGTACCTATGTTGTCGAGTACAACTCAGAGGAACAGATGGAATCCATGCTTGAGAAAAACGACGACATTGCCGCGGTCATAATGGAGCCGGTACTTGGGAATGTAGGAATAGTGCCACCAAAGAAAGATTATCTGCAGAAAATAAGGAAGATCACCAAGAAAAACGGAGTTCTCCTGATCTTTGACGAGGTGATCACAGGATTCAGACTTTCTGCAGGCGGGGCGCAGGAACTGTACAATGTCATCCCTGACCTATGCACAATGGGAAAGATAATGGGAGGGGGACTTCCCGCAGGAGCTTTGGCAGGACGAAAAGAAATAATGCAGAACCTTTCTCCGGCGGGAACTGTGTACCAGGCAGGCACGTTCTCGGGGAACCCGCTGACAGCCGTGGCCGGAACGGCTACGCTGAAAGAGATGACACGTGAACGGTACGCCGCATTGAACAAGATGGGTTCTGAGCTCGCATCATCTTTATCCGACTCGATAGAGGATAACAATATCCCGGCGACGATCAACTCTGTCGGATCGATGTTCCAGATATTTTTCGGAGTGGATTCTGTTCGCAATGCGGCAGACGCATTGAAGTGCGACAGGAAAACGTTTTTCGGGCTTTTCAAACTCATGTTGGACGCAGGAGTATATCTGCCGCCGTCGGCACTCGAAGTAAGCTTCCTCTCGACCGAACATGGGCCTGCATTGAAAAAGATCGCCGAAGAATTCGATAAGAACATGAGGTGCATCTTTTGA
- the hemB gene encoding porphobilinogen synthase: MFPTDRMRRRRSNEMIRNMLTETRLHPNDLMLPLFFDESLDSIKYTDSMPGVPTYPLSKAAEVSERLYSAGINAVMLFGIPRRKDAEGSGAFAKNGVVQSAIRKIESTSDLLVAADLCMCEYTDHGHCGIVCEHGVDNDLTLIKYRKIAESLADAGAHMIAPSGMMDGQIMNIREALDDSGHKEVPIMAYSAKFCSGFYGPFRDIAHSAPSAYGRETYQMNPANGREAMTEMRRDIEEGADIIMVKPAMPYLDVIKQAKNELCIPIAAYQVSGEYAMIKAAAANGWLDERRTMMESLISIKRAGADILITYFAEEVLKELKK, translated from the coding sequence ATGTTCCCAACTGACAGGATGAGGCGCAGACGCTCGAATGAAATGATAAGGAACATGCTCACCGAGACAAGGCTGCATCCGAACGACCTTATGCTCCCGTTGTTCTTCGATGAGTCTTTGGACTCCATCAAATATACTGATTCAATGCCAGGTGTTCCGACATACCCTCTGAGCAAAGCTGCAGAGGTGTCAGAAAGGCTGTACTCTGCGGGGATCAATGCGGTCATGCTCTTCGGAATACCCAGACGTAAGGATGCGGAGGGATCCGGTGCATTCGCGAAGAACGGTGTGGTGCAAAGCGCAATAAGGAAGATCGAATCTACCTCAGACCTGCTCGTGGCAGCCGACCTCTGTATGTGTGAATATACCGACCACGGGCACTGCGGGATAGTGTGTGAACACGGCGTCGACAATGATCTCACATTGATCAAATACAGAAAGATCGCAGAATCTCTCGCAGACGCAGGTGCGCACATGATCGCTCCCAGCGGAATGATGGACGGTCAGATAATGAATATACGAGAGGCGCTGGACGATTCCGGGCACAAAGAGGTCCCGATCATGGCGTACAGCGCAAAATTCTGCAGCGGGTTCTACGGTCCTTTCCGAGATATAGCTCACTCCGCGCCCTCAGCTTACGGAAGAGAGACCTATCAGATGAACCCGGCAAACGGAAGAGAAGCGATGACCGAGATGCGCAGAGATATCGAAGAGGGAGCGGACATAATAATGGTAAAGCCGGCAATGCCATATCTCGATGTGATAAAGCAGGCAAAGAATGAACTTTGTATTCCGATCGCGGCGTATCAGGTCTCGGGCGAGTATGCCATGATCAAGGCAGCGGCCGCAAACGGTTGGCTGGATGAGCGCAGGACAATGATGGAATCACTGATATCCATAAAAAGGGCCGGTGCGGATATTTTGATAACTTATTTCGCCGAAGAGGTTCTGAAGGAGCTGAAGAAATGA
- the cfbA gene encoding sirohydrochlorin nickelochelatase has product MKEGIIIIGHGSKLNFNKEIMELHAKRMREKGFKNVYIGFNEISLPSIEETLERMAADGVDTITALPLFIASGIHLTKDIPEKIGVPENGTRGSVKINGRMMKVKYATPIGDDPKITEILIEKVNSMK; this is encoded by the coding sequence ATGAAAGAAGGAATAATCATAATCGGACACGGCTCGAAATTGAACTTCAACAAAGAGATAATGGAACTTCATGCTAAACGCATGAGGGAGAAAGGATTCAAGAACGTCTACATCGGATTCAATGAGATATCGCTACCGTCGATCGAGGAGACGTTGGAGAGAATGGCTGCGGACGGAGTGGATACGATAACCGCTTTGCCGCTTTTCATAGCATCAGGCATACACCTTACAAAAGATATACCCGAAAAGATAGGGGTGCCCGAGAATGGCACACGCGGCTCCGTAAAGATAAACGGCAGGATGATGAAAGTGAAGTACGCCACTCCGATCGGAGATGACCCGAAGATCACAGAGATACTGATAGAAAAGGTCAACAGTATGAAATGA